A region from the Triticum aestivum cultivar Chinese Spring chromosome 3D, IWGSC CS RefSeq v2.1, whole genome shotgun sequence genome encodes:
- the LOC123079596 gene encoding CBL-interacting protein kinase 11 — MMDERRTILMGRYEIGKQLGQGTFAKVYYARSLATGQAVAIKMINKDKVTKVGLMEQIKREISVMRLVKHPNVLQLFEVMATKSKIYFVLEYAKGGELFNKIVKEGKLNEDAARRYFHQLISAIDYCHSRGVYHRDLKPENLLLDENENLKVSDFGLSALADCARQDGLLHTTCGTPAYVAPEVLSRKGYDGAKADVWSSGVILFVLVAGYLPFHEANLIEMYRRISKADFKCPRYFSAELKDLLHKILDPDPSTRIPISRIKRSAWYRRPVEVNAKKTEPEATHNTFSAEAASSGSTGCSTSEGNQGSLSLPNLNAFDIISLSTGFNLSGFFEEEYARREERFTTRQPVTIVLAKLKELAKRLKLKIKKKENGVLKLAAPKEGKKGFLELDAEIFEVAPSFLLVELKKTNGDTLEYQKLVKEEVRPALKDIVWVWQGDQQQRSEPILQGEQHHSPSPTQQPHDELQPPLQQQEGQDQLHPPLQPQEQQDLQEQPPLPPQNGFKHQD; from the coding sequence ATGATGGATGAGAGGAGGACTATCTTGATGGGCCGTTATGAAATCGGGAAGCAATTGGGACAAGGAACTTTTGCGAAGGTCTATTATGCCCGAAGTCTTGCAACTGGCCAAGCTGTTGCTATAAAGATGATCAACAAAGATAAGGTTACGAAGGTTGGACTTATGGAGCAGATAAAGAGGGAGATTTCAGTAATGAGATTGGTGAAGCACCCAAATGTCCTGCAGCTTTTTGAGGTTATGGCTACCAAGAGCAAGATTTATTTTGTATTGGAGTATGCTAAAGGTGGTGAGCTTTTCAACAAGATAGTAAAGGAGGGGAAGCTTAATGAGGATGCCGCCAGGAGGTATTTCCACCAATTGATCAGTGCTATTGACTATTGCCACAGCAGGGGCGTTTATCACCGTGATCTGAAGCCTGAAAATCTACTCCTGGATGAGAATGAAAACCTAAAAGTCTCGGATTTTGGTTTGAGTGCCCTGGCTGATTGCGCAAGGCAGGATGGTCTCCTCCACACCACATGTGGAACTCCAGCTTATGTTGCCCCTGAAGTGCTTAGCAGGAAAGGTTATGATGGTGCAAAAGCAGATGTATGGTCCAGTGGAGTAATTCTGTTTGTGCTTGTGGCTGGTTACCTTCCCTTTCATGAGGCAAATCTCATAGAGATGTATAGAAGGATCTCCAAAGCGGACTTTAAATGCCCTCGGTATTTTTCCGCTGAGTTGAAGGATCTATTACATAAAATCCTTGATCCAGATCCCAGTACTAGGATTCCAATCTCTAGGATAAAGAGAAGTGCTTGGTACAGAAGACCAGTTGAGGTAAATGCAAAGAAAACTGAGCCTGAAGCAACGCACAACACCTTTTCAGCTGAAGCTGCGTCATCAGGCTCAACAGGATGCAGCACTTCTGAGGGAAATCAAGGGTCGTTAAGCCTCCCGAACCTGAATGCATTTGACATCATCTCTCTGTCAACAGGGTTCAATCTATCTGGGTTTTTTGAGGAGGAGTATGCTCGCAGGGAAGAACGATTTACCACTAGGCAGCCTGTAACAATAGTACTTGCAAAGTTGAAGGAACTGGCCAAACGCTTGAAGCTAAaaattaagaagaaagaaaatggagTCCTGAAGTTGGCTGCTCCAAAGGAAGGAAAGAAGGGGTTTCTTGAGCTTGATGCCGAGATTTTTGAGGTAGCCCCTTCTTTTCTCCTAGTTGAGTTGAAAAAGACTAATGGAGACACTTTGGAGTATCAAAAGCTGGTGAAAGAGGAAGTAAGGCCAGCACTCAAGGATATTGTATGGGTATGGCAAGGTGATCAGCAGCAGCGGTCAGAGCCGATTCTGCAAGGGGAGCAGCATCACTCACCGTCGCCAACACAGCAGCCACATGATGAGTTGCAACCACCATTGCAACAGCAAGAGGGACAGGATCAGTTGCACCCACCTTTACAACCACAGGAGCAGCAGGACTTGCAGGAACAACCACCATTGCCACCACAGAATGGCTTCAAACACCAAGATTGA